The following coding sequences are from one Zalophus californianus isolate mZalCal1 chromosome 5, mZalCal1.pri.v2, whole genome shotgun sequence window:
- the THOC3 gene encoding THO complex subunit 3, producing the protein MAVAAAAMGPSALGQSGPGSMAPWCSVTSGPTRYVLGMQELFRGHSKTREFPAHSAKVHSVAWSCDGRRLASGSFDKTASVFLLEKDRLVKENNYRGHGDSVDQLCWHPSNPDLFVTASGDKTIRIWDVRTTKCIATVNTKGENINICWSPDGQTIAVGNKDDVVTFIDAKTHRSKAEEQFKFEVNEISWNNDNNMFFLTNGNGCINILSYPELKPVQSINAHPSNCICIKFDPMGKYFATGSADALVSLWDVDELVCVRCFSRLDWPVRTLSFSHDGKMLASASEDHFIDIAEVETGDKLWEVQCESPTFTVAWHPKRPLLAFACDDKDGKYDSSREAGTVKLFGLPNDS; encoded by the exons ATGGCGGTGGCTGCGGCGGCCATGGGGCCCTCGGCGCTGGGCCAGAGCGGGCCTGGTTCAATGGCTCCCTGGTGCTCAGTGACCAGCGGCCCAACACGCTACGTCCTGGGAATGCAGGAGCTGTTCCGCGGACACAGCAAGACGCGCGAGTTCCCGGCACACAGCGCCAAGGTGCACTCGGTGGCCTGGAGCTGCGACGGGCGTCGCCTGGCCTCAGGGTCTTTCGACAAGACGGCCAGCGTATTTCTGCTGGAGAAGGACCGGTTG gtaaaagaaaacaattatcgGGGACATGGGGATAGTGTGGACCAGCTTTGTTGGCATCCAAGTAATCCTGACCTCTTTGTCACAGCGTCTGGAGACAAAACCATTCGCATCTGGGATGTGAGGACTACAAAGTGCATTGCCACCGTGAACACTAAAG GGGAGAACATTAATATCTGCTGGAGTCCTGATGGGCAGACCATTGCTGTAGGCAACAAAGATGATGTGGTGACCTTTATTGATGCCAAGACACACCGTTCCAAAGCAGAGGAGCAGTTCAAGTTTGAAGTCAACGAAATCTCCTGGAATAATGACAACAACATGTTCTTCCTGACAAATGGCAATGGTTGTATCAACATCCTCAG ctACCCAGAGCTGAAGCCTGTGCAGTCCATCAATGCCCATCCTTCCAACTGCATTTGTATCAAGTTTGACCCCATGGGGAAGTACTTTGCCACAGGAAGTGCAGATGCTTTGGTCAGCCTCTGGGATGTGGATGAGTTGGTTTGTGTTCGGTGCTTTTCCAG GCTGGATTGGCCTGTGAGGACCCTCAGTTTTAGCCACGATGGAAAAATGCTGGCATCAGCCTCAGAAGATCATTTTATTGACATTGCTGAAGTAGAGACAG GAGACAAGCTATGGGAGGTGCAGTGTGAGTCCCCGACTTTCACCGTGGCTTGGCACCCCAAAAGGCCTCTGCTGGCATTTGCCTGTGATGACAAAGATGGCAAATATGACAGCAGTCGGGAAGCAGGAACTGTGAAGCTGTTTGGGCTTCCTAATGACTCCTGA